DNA from Solidesulfovibrio fructosivorans JJ]:
TCAATTCGCCGGTCTACGGCTTTCCCGGCCGCATCAGCTCCATCGGCCACGCCCTGGTGCTTTTGGGCTTCAACGTGCTGCGCTCGATCATCGTGTCCACCTCGGTTTTCGAGGTCATGACCGAAAACATGGTCGGCCTGTGGGAGCACAGCCTGGGCTGCGCCATGGCCTGCGGCGCCACGGCGCGCATGCTCGGCTTCAAGGACGCGGAGGAGTATTCCGTGGCCGGGCTGCTGCACGACCTCGGCAAGGTGGTGGCCACGGTCCAGCTGCCGGACCTCAAGCCCGAGATCGAACGGGTGGTGGCCGAGCGCGACCTCTATTATCTCGATGCCGAGCGCGAGGTGCTGGGCTTCGGCCACGACCGCATCAACGCCTGGCTGTCCGGCCACTGGAAACTGCCGGCCAACATCAAGGAGGGGCTCACCTACCACCACAAGCCCCACCTGGCGAGCCTGTACCCCGAAATGGCCAGCGTCGTGCATCTGGGCGATTTCATGGTGCGGGTCTTCGAATACGGCTTTTCCGGCGACGTCGGCGTGACCTACCTGCGGCCCGAGGCGCTCAAGATCCTGAAGCTCAAACCCGCCCACGTCGAGAAACTCCTGGATCACCTGTGCGAGCAGTTCGTGGAGATCGCCGACCTGTCGTTCGCCTGAACCGCCATGGCAGACACGCCCCTTTGCCTTTTCCCCAGATCCCAGAAAATCATGCTCCTGAGCCCCGATCAGGAGCTGGTGGCCCTTTTCGGCCAGGCTTTTTCGCCGGACGAGGTCGAGCTGCTCGATAGGCCGTGCGGCCGGGGGGCTATCGAACACCTGTTCAACGACCCGCCGGACCTGCTCGTGGTGGACCAGAAGCTCGACGACATTCCGGGGCTCGATCTGGTGGCCATGGTCAAAAGCGAGAACGTCTACCGGCAAATGCCCGTGGCCCTGGTCATGGACGAGGCGGCCCTGGCCGCCCGGGACATCGACTGGTGCGCGACCGAGGTCGACGAACTGCTCACCCGGCCGCTCGACGCCGTCATGCTGCGGGCGCGGGTGTCGCTGACCCTGGCCCGTGCCTCCCGTTCCCTCGACGCCAATCCCCTGACCAAGTTGCCGGGCAACACCTCGATCATCGGCCGCATCCAGGAGCTCATCGACCGCAAGGAGGATTTCGCCCTGGCCTACGCCGACCTCGACTATTTCAAGTCGTTCAACGACAAGTACGGCTTTTCCCGGGGTGACGAGATCCTCATGATGACGGCGCGCATCATCGTCAACACGGTGCGGGCCGTGGGCGGCCAGAAGGCCTTTGTCGGCCATGTCGGCGGCGACGACTTCGTCTTTATCCTGCCGCCGGACCGGGTGGAGGACGCCTGCAAGGCCGTGGTGGCCAGCTTCGATGATATCGTGCCCCATTTCTACGACGCCGAGGACCGCGAGCGCGGGTTCATCCAGTCCACGGACCGCGAAGGCAACCGCCGCTCCTTCCCGCTCATGGCCATTTCCATCGCCGTGGTCTTTAACCGTAACGGCCGGCTCACCCACTACGGCGAGGCGTCGCAGACGGCCATGACGCTCAAGAAAAAGGCCAAGGAAAATCCCCGGAGCTGCTATGTCCTCGATCGACGCCAGTACTGAAGGGCGGGGGCCCGCCACGCCGGCCCGACCGGAGACGGTGGCCGCTTTCCTCGATTATCTCGCGGCCCAGAAGGGCTATTCCCCGGCCACCCTGGCCGCCTACGGCGTGGATCTGGATCAGTTCGAGGAATTTTTGCGCGGTCGGGGCATAAGCCTCGCCACACCGGAAAAGGTGGCCCGCGAGCACGGCCGGGGCTTTCTGGCCGAGCTGCACCGCCGGCGGGAGGCCAAGACGTCCATGGGGCGCAAGCTTTCGGCCCTGCGCGGCTTTTTCCGGTACATGCTGCGCAAGAAGCTGGTGGCGGCCGATCCGTTGGCCGGGCTCAAAAATCCCAAGACGGACAAACGCCAGCCCAAGGCGCTCAACGTGGACGAGGCCGTGGCCCTGGTCAGCCCGGCCCCGGGCGCGCCGGCCGCCGACGGATCGCGCGAGGCCTGCCGCGACCTGGCCCTGGCCGAGCTTTTGTACGGCTCCGGGCTGCGCGTGGCCGAGGCCGTGGGGCTCGACCTCGACGACGTGAGTATCGCCCAGGGCGTGGCCCGGGTCTACGGCAAGGGCGGCAAGGAGCGCTTGGCCCCCCTAAGCGACGCGTCCCGGGAGCGGCTGCGGGAATACGCCATGCGCCGGGCGGAATTCACCCCCGATCCCCGCGAGCAGGCGTTTTTTCTGGGCTCGCGCGGCGGCCGGCTGAACCGCCGCCAGGCGGCGCGCATCGTCGACGCCCTGGCCAGGGAGGCCGGCATCGCCAAGCACACCCACCCGCACATGCTGCGCCACAGCTTCGCCACCCATCTGCTCGAATCCGGGGCCGACATGCGCAGCGTCCAGGAACTGCTCGGTCACGCGCGCCTCTCCACCACCCAGCGTTACACCCACCTTGAGCTTGCCCGCATCATGCAGGTCTACGACAAGGCCCACCCGCGCTCGGACGAAGCGGACTGCGGCCACAGCATCCCGAAAAAAGACTGAAACGCCGTCTTTAACCGGGATATTGCCGCAGGGCGGATGTTTCTCTATGGTCGGGCACTTTACAATTTCTCGGGAGGACACCTCATGTCGCGCCGCCTGTCGCTTCTGTGTCTGCTGCTGTCTCTTGTCGCCGCTACCGCAACTGCCTGGGCCGGGGAATTCGACTGCGCCAAGCCGCCCTACGGCAAGCCGCTGGCGGATGTGAATGACCACGACTATTTCGTGAAGTTCATGGAGAAGGATGGCGTCACCTACTACAATTATACCGGGCCCTGCCGGCTGGGCGTGCATGAGCGCCTGGCCCCGGTGATCGTCTACGGCGTGGTCGACGGCAAGCTCTATGGTCGCATCATGCGCACCGAGCACGACAACATCGACATCATCAAGCAGGTGACGACGAAGCTGGCCGGCACGCCCGAGACGGAGACGGAAGGCGACTGGCTGGTGATGTCCTGGGATTTTCCGGAAAAGAAGATGAAGATGAAGCTCAAGTACAACAATGCGACCAAGGCCACCAAATCGGCTGTCTACTACGAGCCCCTGCGCCCGAAAAATACCGAGCCCGAGGATTCCCTGAACCGGTAGCGCGTCCGGGGAATGGGGCGCGGTCGTCCCTCGTCCTACGTGTCCGAGGCGGCGGCGACGCCGCCCGGGCGCGCCCCGCAGGCCGGACGGAAATCGCAGTAGGCGCAGCGCCGGTCGTCCGGGCGCGGGGAAAAGCGCGTGGCCATGGACAGGTGGCGCAGCACGAAGGCCAAAAGCGCCGGCGTCTGGCCGGTGATGGCCTCCTCGCGGGCGCTCTGGTCGCGGCGCGGGCCGAAAAGGGGCTTTTCCCGGCCCGTTTCCTTGAGCTCCACAAAGGCGGCGTCGGCCGGGGTCTCGCCCTGGCTTGCCGCATACAGCCAGCAGTATAGCGGCAGTTGCAGGCTGCCCACGCGTCTGGCCACGGTCTCGAGCAGTTCCGGGTCGTCGTCCGGGGCGGTGAACCGGGACAACCGGCCCCACAGCGCCTCATCGTCCCAGAGCGATTGCGTCAAAGCCGGCAGGCCGCCGGTCTTGTAATCCAAAATCACGATGCCGTCCTCGCGGCGGTCCACCCGGTCGAGCCGGCCGCCGAGCAGAAAACCGCGCCCGGCCGTCTCGATGCTCGCGGCGAGCTCGGTTTCGAGGGCCACAGGCGTGGTGCGCGGCAGGCCGGCGGCCATGGCGGCAAGGCGCGTGCGCCCGGCCCGCAGCAAAAGCAGCCGGCCGTCCGGCGGCAGGGCCTCGTAGGCGGGATGGACGCGAAGGCGCGTTTCGAAAAGATCGGCCAACGCGGCAGCGTCGATGTCCGCCGCGTCGATGTCGCGTCCGAGATAGGGCGTGAAAAATTCCTTCAGCGTATCGTGGACCACCTGCCCAACAGCCGCCCGGTCGCCTTCCTCGGCCACCTCGGCCAAAGGGGTGAGCGGCGTCAGGTAGCGGTAGAAAAACCGTAGCGGACAGGTGAGGTAGGTGTCGAGAAAGGTGGCGGACAGGCGCTTTTCGCCGAGGTAGGCGCCCAGGCGTTCGGCCACGGCCGGGGATTTGGGCATGGCGGCGTCGCCTTCCGGAATGGGGCAAAGGGGCACCGACACCAGGGACACCGGCGCTTCGCCGGGCAGAAGCACCCGGCCGAGGCGCTTTTCCTCCTCCCACAAAAGCTGTTCCACGAACCGGCTGCGCACCGGCTTGTCCTCGAAAAGGCCCGTGCCCGAGGAACCGGTGCGGTAAAAGACCGTGATCTCCTCGGCCCCGAAAAAAAGCCGGTAGATGTTGTAGGCGGCGACCAGGTCGCGCTCGCGGCTGTCCGGGAGTTTCAAAAGCCGCCGCAGGGGATCGGGCAGGAGCGGTTCGTAGGGCGCGGCCCCGGGCAGCTTGTCCTCCACCGCGTCGAGGACGAACACCCGGCGAAAGGAGAGCAGGCGCGTTTCCAGCACGCCGAGCACTTGCAAGCCGGTGAGCGGTTCGGCCTCGAACGGGGCCCGCTCGTCGGCCAGGAGCCGGCGCAGCAGGGCGAAAAGCGTTTCGCGGGGCAGGACCGCGTCGGCCAGCCGGCCGCCGGTCAGGGCCGGGACCACGTTCGTGGCCAAGCGAAAGAGGCACTCGGCGTCGATGAGAAACCGTTCCCAGGCGTCGCCGCAACGCGCCGGGGCGAGCAGCAGTTCGCACAGTCCGCCCACGGCGTTGCCGAGCGCCCGGGGCGTGTCCACGTCCTCGAAGGCGGTCAGGCACGTCCCCAGAACCTCCCGGCACAGGGCCAGGGCTTCCTCGGGCGGCGGGGCCTCCTCGTCGCCGAATTCCAGGGTCAGGGGATCGACGAAGGCGCCGCCCTGGCGCAGGGCCGCCTCCAGGGCGTGGAACACGGCCCGAAGCGGCTCGTCGTCGCCTGTGTGCAGCATCTTGAGGTAGGGATGGCGGATAAGCGCCACCAGCTCGCGCCAGTGGTAGCGGCCGGCATCCAGCCGCGTTTCCTGGAGGGTGAGGATAGTCTCCAAAAGCCTGGCCAGGGACGAGCGGGCCAGGGGATAGCCCATGGAAATGTTGACGTCTTTTCGGGGCAGGATGTGGAGCACCGGGGAGAGCAGGCCGGTGTCGGGCAGCACGATGGCCGTGCCGTCCAGGCCGTCGGCCGCCTGTCCCTCGGCCAGACAGCCTTCCAGGGCCTTGAGCTGGGCGTGGAGGTCGTGGCCCTCGAAAAAACGCAGCTTCTTGGAGGACAGGTTGGCCGTGCCAGCGCCGAGCACCAGGGTGGGGCGGTCGGGATCGTCCTTGCGCCGGGCGCGGCGGGCCTTGCCGCCGGTGATGCAGCCGGCCCGGGCGTTTAAGGTCCCGAGCCAGCGTTTTTGCTCCAGGCAGGCGAAATGCACCCGCGCCCCGGGATTGGCCAGGGCCGGGTCGCCGTGCCAGAGCATCTCCAGGTTTCCCTGGCGCCACAGCGCGGTGAAAAGCGCCTTTTCCGCTCCCGAGGCCACGGCGAAGCCGCAGGCGAAAATCCGCTTGCCGGCAAGGCGCGCGGCCGCTTCCTTGGCGTTTTCCCCGGCCAGGGCCAAAAGGAGCCCCGGCGTGGCCAGGCCCGCCTCGAGCATCTTTTCCCGGTACCGGGCGTAGATGGTGCCCAGGCGAGCGAGCAGCGCGGCGGCGGGCGGCACCACCTGCCCCTCCAGGTATTCCAGGTCCCGGCCGGGCACGTTGTGGCGGAAAAGCTCCTCCATCAGTTCGGCCAGCTCCAGGCCCCAGGGGAAAAAGCGGGCCATGTCCGTGGGAAACGCCCCGGGTTGGTCCCCGCCCCCGTGCTCCGCGGCGATTTCGCGCACAATGTCGTAGAGGAGCGCCACCCGGTCGAGGGTGTCGAGAACGGCCGGCGGGGTCGGCATAAACGACGCGCCGACGTCCGCCGCCCAGTCGCCGACGGCCGTGATCTCGGGCAGGAGCACCGGCTTTGGCAGCTCGGGCATGGCGGCCAGCCGGTCGCACAGGTGCCGCGCCGCCCGGCGTAGGGGGAAGATGACCAGCGTGTCGCGGAAATCGCCGCCGGTCGCGGCCACGAGCCGTTCGGCCACGGCTCCGAAAAATTCCTCGGTCCAGGGAATGACGCCGACGGGTTTCACGAAGCGGCCTCCACGGGCCTGCAGACCCGCTTGTCGAGATAGACGAGAAGCCCTTTCGCCGGCAGTCCGGCCCGGCCGGGCAGGGCGCTTGCCAGGCGCAGATAGCGGGAAACCTGGGTTGCGTGTTCGGGGTCTTCATGGCCGGTCTTGAAGTCGAGCACCAGGGTGTGCTTCGGTCCGGCGAAAAGCAGGTCCGGCCGGTGGCGCGCGCCGTCCGCGTCCATGAGTTCGCGCTCCAGGAGACCTTGGGCCAGGGCCTCCCGGCAGTCGGGCAGGCCGGCCAGCCAGACCAGCATGTCCGTAAATTCCCCGGCCAGCCGGTCGCGAAGGCCCGCATCCAGGCGCTCCCCGCCAAGGGCCGTGGCCGCGGCGCGCCGGGCGGCGGGCGTCGGGTCGGCCGGGTCATGGCCCAGGCGGGCGAAGGTTTCGGCGGCCAGGTGGGCCAGCTCGCCGCGCCGTTTTTCGGAAAAGCGCAGGCTGTCGCGGATATCGCGGGCCACGTTGCGGTAGACCTTGAGGCGCGGCAGCCAGGCCATGGGCGCGTCCACGGCGATGACTTCCGGGACTGTCGCGGCGCGGCGGCCCCCCTCGGCCGTTTCCCCGTCGGCCGGGGCTTCGGGAGCGGCAACCGGGCAGGCGCGGGCAGCGGCTTGCGGCGCGTCGGGCAGGCTCCCCAGTCGGATGGGCCCGCCTCCCGCCGGATCGTGCCCGAAGGCTTCGAACAGGATGGCCAGGGCCTTGGGCAGGGGATAGCGCGAATCCTCGCGCAGCTTGCCGTAGCCCGGCACGAAGGCGTGCAGCTCCACCTCCGGCCGGGTCCAGGCCACGTAGAGCAGGTGCAGTTGCTCGGCCAGCTCGCGGGCCCGGCGCAGGGCATGGTCCGGGCCGAGCCCGGGCATGTCCGGGGCCAGCACCTCGCCTTCCTCCACGTGGCCGACCACGAGGTCCGCCTGTCCGGCCTTGCCCGTGAAATGGTGGAACGGCACGACCACGGCCGGGAACTGGAGCCCCTTGGCCTTGTGGATGGTCATGACGCGCACGGCGTCGATATTTTCCGGCTGGGGCACCTTCTCGTCCGAGCCGAGCTCGCGCCAGAAGTCGAGAAAGGCGGCGATGGAGCCGTAGCCCTTGCTTTCGGCCAGATGGGCGATTTCCAGAAAGCGGCGGATGAAGGCCTCGTCGCCGGGGCGGCGCTCGAGCAGCCTGTAGCCGGCCACGATCTCGCGCAACAGGTCGTAGGGCGCGGCCAATCCGGTCTGGCGCTGGTAGGGGCGGATCAGCCGGTCCCAGACGTCCGGCCAGCGGGCGCGAAAGGCCAGGGACAGCGAACCCCGGTGGGGCAGGCCCGTGACCCATTCGGCCAGTTCGTCGCGGCCGATGCCGGCGATGTCGCCAAAAAGCTCGCGCCCGGAGACGAAGGCGAAAAAGGACAGGCTGTCCGGCGGAAAATCCAGAAAGGCCAGCAGGGCGGCGAGCTGGCGGATGAGCGGATGTTCGGCCAGAAGCAGGCTGTTTTCGGTCACCACCGGGATGCCGGCCCGGATCAGCCAGTCCGCCACCCGGCCGGCCTGGGGATTGGAGCGCGTCAAGACGGCCACGCCGCCCGGTCCGTGGCGCGGGACGAGTTCGTCGGCAAGCAGGCGCACGAGCGCTTCCCGGGCCGCCTCCTCGTATTCGCCGGCCGAGGTCCCGGTCAGGGCGCTTATGCGCACGTGGCCCTGGGGGCCGTGGTAGTCGTCGGGCAGGCTCTGGCGGGCGTCGGTGAAGGCTTGCCCCAGCGCGGCCGCGAGCTGCGGCGCGGCGGAGGCCAGATTCGGGCCAAGCAGGGCGGCGGCCACGCGGTCCGCCGTCTCCGGATCGGCCAGGGGGGCGAAAAAACGGTTGTTAGCGCCGACCACCACCGGGGCGCTGCGCCAGTTGACGGGAAGTGTCTGGCGCGTGACGCCCTCGGTCACCCGGGAAAGTTCGTCGTCGGCCGGGGCCTCGTCGAAAAGGGCCGCGTCGCCGCCGCGCCAGCCGTAGATGGCCTGCTTGACGTCGCCGACGAGATAGAGGCTGCCCCCGCGCGCCAGGCATTCCAGGGCCAATAGCCGCAGCACCCGCCACTGGTCCCGGGCCGTATCCTGGAATTCGTCGATGAGGATGTGGGCCAGGCCGGCCCCCAGCCGGCACCAGGCGTCGGGCACGCCCATGTCGCCGCCGAGCCGGCCGGCCACCAGGCGCGGCCACTGGGAGTGGGGGAGCTTTCGCATCTGGGTGAGGTACGTGGGATAGTCTTCCAGAAGCGCCCCGGCCAGGGCGACGAAGGGGGCCAGCCCCATGGCCGCGCGCAGGGCCGGCAGTTCGCGGTCGCAGGCGGCATGGGCCGCCTGGATCTCGGCGTACAGGCGCTCGAGCTCGGGCGTGACCGCGTCGCGGCTGGCCTTGAGCATGCAGTCGGCAAGCGTCGCCTTGCCGGCGTAGGCGGACTGGGGGGGGGCGTCGGCTTGGGCGGCTTCGCGGCATTTGCGCAGAAAGGCCAGGAAGTTGGCATTGGCCTTGAGCCCGGCCGCGTCCAGGGCGGCGAACATGGCCCCGGCCGCGTTGGCCAGCCGGCCGATGCGCCGCTCGAGGCCCAGGCGCAAAGTCTCGGGCTCGGCCGGATGGACGAGCGGCTCGGCCAGGATCTTTTGGGTGACGGCCAAGATCCGCTCCCGAAAGGGGGCCATGGGCAGAAAACCGGACGCGCCCTGGAGCAGCGCCGCCGCCGCGTCGCCGAAAAGCCGGGCCAGTCCCGGGTCCTCGGGCAGCCGGGCGGCCAGCCGGTCGTAGACGTCGGAAAGAAGCTCCGCGTCGTTGAATGCCGGCTCGAAGTCCGGGCGCAGGCCGAGGTCCAGGGCGAAAATGCGGGCCAAAAGGAACAGCAGGCTGTCGATGGTGCGGATGTTGAGGCGCTCGGCGTGGACGAGCAGCTCTTCCAGCTCGTCGCGGGCCTTGCCCCGGGAGTCGGCGTCCGCGCCGTCCAGGCCCAGGGCGATCTTTTTTAAGCGCGTGAAGACCCGCTCGCGCATCTCGGCCGCGGCCTTGTTGGTGAAGGTCACGGCCAGGATCTCGGGCAGGGCGTAGCCGGCCTCGAGGCTGCCGGCGCAGCTGCGGGGCAGGTTTCGGGCCGTGCGCAGGGCAAGGGAGATGAAGCGCTCGGTTAAGGCGTGGGTCTTGCCCGAACCGGCCGAGGCCTTGACCTGGATCAGCATGGGCGGAGCTCCTTGGCGTGGGGCATGGCGGGCAGGCTACCCTTATGGCCGGTTCGGGGCAATCGTTTCGGCCCGCCGGAAAATGAAGGAAAAGTGGCAGGCTTCTTGCTGCATAGGGCTTGCCCACCGCTTTCGGCCCGACCGGCCGGTCCGCGCGAAACCAGGCTGTCAGGCCGGAAACCCGGCCCGGACGTTGCGGGCGGGGGCGGGAGCGGGCCGGGGGCCGGCGCGATTCGGGAGGAAGAGGGCGGCTGGCCTGTGCCACCGTTTAACAAAATAAAACAACGCTGTGTTCCGGCTGCCGGCGGCGCGCGGCAAGGCGCGTCCCGGGACGGAGGAGCGGATGAAGTCCAAGGCGATCCCCCACATGATCCTGGCCGTGATCCTGGCCGTGGCGGCCGGCGTGCTGACCATCCGCTGGCTGGGCTCGGTGCGTGGGCCGGGGCAGGCCCAGCGTCCCAAGGTCGAAGCGAAAAAGGTCGACGTGCTGGTGGCCGCCAGGGCCATTCCCAAGGGGGCGCGCCTGGACGCGGCCATGCTGCGGCTTAAGCCCTATGAGGCCGAGGCCGTTCCCGGCGGGGCGCTTCGCGCCGTGGCCGAGGCCGAGGGCCGCGTCGCGGCCCGGGACATTTCCAAGGACGACCCCATCACCCCGGACAAGCTTATGGCCAAGGGCGTGACGCGGGGCGGGCTGGACGCGGCCGTCGCCCCCGGCAAGCGGGCGGTCACCGTCAAGGGCACCAAGGTCATGGGCTCGGGGGGACTCGTCACCCCGGGCAGCCGGGTGGACGTCGTGGTCACCTATTCCCGGCCCGGCAAGCAGGAGGAAAAGGTCTCCAAGGTCATTCTGGAAAACATTCCGGTCCTGGCCACCGGCACCGAGCTCGAGCCCCGCATCGGCAAGGACGGCCGGGAAGAGCTGGCCAGCACGGATTCCTTCACGCTCATGGTCACCCCCGAGGAGGCCGAACGGCTGGCCCTGGCGGCCGATCTCGGCAGCATGCACATGGCCCTGCGCAAGCCCGGCGACGACGACGTGGTCAAGACCCCCGGCGCGGACGTGGCCGGGAGCCTGGAGGCCTTTGCCGCCGCGCCGGCCGGACCGCCGACCTCCCCCCTGGAGGGCGCTCCCGACGAGGCCGAGCCCGAGGAGGGCGGCTACAGCGTGGAAATCATCCGGGGCACCGAACGCGAGCGCATCACCCTCGACGGCCAGAACCCGCCAAAGCCTGAGGAGAAAAGCCATGCGCGGCCGTAACTTCACCAAACCGGGCGTCCGGGCGCTCATCTGGCTGCTTGTCTGCGGCATGGCCACGTTGTCCTACGCCGCGCCGGGCCGGATGGGGACCGTGGCCGTGCGCACCGCGCCCAGGCTGTCGTTGACCATCGGCAAGTCGGTCATCCTGCAAAGCGACGCGGACGTGTCGCGGGTGTCCGTGGCCCAACCCGAAATCGCCGATTTCGTGCTGCTTTCCCCGCGCCAGATCTACGTTACCGGCCGGGCGCCGGGCATCACCAACCTGACCCTCTGGGACAAGGGCGACAAGGTCCGGGCCGTCTACGACCTGGACGTGGCCCCGGACATTTCCCGGCTCAAAAAGATGCTCCACGACGTCATGCCCGGGGAGAGCGGCATCGAGGTCATGTCCAGCCAGGATTCCATCGCCCTTTCCGGCACCGTGCGCGACAGCGCGAACATGAAAAAGGCCCTGGCCCTGGCCGAGGTCTACGCGCCGAAGAAGGTGCTCAACCTGCTTTCCGTCGGCGGCGTGCAGCAGGTCATGCTCGAGGTGCGCGTGGCCGAGATGTCCAAGTCCCTGGTCAACCGCATGGGCATCAACCTCAATGCCGTGGGCGACGGCAACTTCGCCTACACGCTCATCGGCAGCCTCTCGTCCGTGGCCTCGGGCATGTTCGACACCTACTATCCCCAAAACGCGTACCAATACATCACCATGACGGCCAACTCCGGGGACGGCAACTCCAGCTTCGATTCAACGCCCATCCAGCTGGCCTACCGGGAGTTCAACCAGCCCTCCAGCAAGGCGACCATGTCCTTCAATCAGGGCACGGCCGTGGCGCGCTGGAACACCAATTTCGGCGGCGCCGGCAACACGGCCATGACCGCCGTCGTCGACATGCTCAAGCAAAACGGACTGGTCAAAATCCTGGCCGAGCCGAACCTGGTCTGCTTAAACGGCCAGAGCGCCGATTTTCTGGCCGGCGGCCAGATTCCCGTGCCCGTGTCCTCGGGGCTCGGCACCACCTCCATCGAGTGGAAGAAGTTCGGCGTGCAGCTCAATTTCACGCCCACCGTCGTGGCCGGCGACCGCATCAACCTCAAGGTCAACCCCGAGGTCTCCAACCTCGACTACACCCGCGCCATCACCCTGCTCGGGTCCACCGTGCCGGCCATCAACACCCGGCAGACCTCGACCACCATCGAGCTCAAAAACGGCCAGACCTTCGCCATCGCCGGCATGCTCAACGAGCAGTCCCGCGACTCCATGGACAAGTATCCCGTGCTCGGCGACATTCCGGTGCTCGGCGCGCTTTTCAAAAGCTCCCAGTACCAGAAGGACCAGACGGAGCTCGTGATCCTCATCACCGCCCATCTGGTCAAGCCGCTCGACAAGAAGGCCATTTCCCTGCCCACGGATTCGGCCCATGAGCCCGACGATCTGGAGTTTTTCCTGGGCATCAGCCGGGACGCAAAATCCGACGCCGGCGCGGCCCAAGGCCAGTCGCTTAGCACCCCGGCCGCCCTGGACGGCGATTTCGGCCATGCCGTGCCCGTGGCCGCCGTGGCCCGGCCCAAGGAAATGCAGTAACCGCGGCGTGCTCCGTCGCAACCGGAAGCATATCCGGCAGGAGGCTCCCATGCACCGCATGACGGCAACGCTGGCGTTTCTCGCCCTTCTCGGCGGCCTTTTCGGCTGCCAGGCGGACAAGACCCAGAGCTGGGACTACGGCAAGTCGTTTCACGCCGTGTTCGACAACCAGAAGATCGACCCCACGGCCGGCGACGATACGCCCGTGGTCGGCATGGACGGGGAAAAAGCGGCCATGGCCTACGACCGCTACCAGCAGGCCAAGCCGTCGGAAAAGGAGTCCGCCGCCAATCCGATCGTCATGGTCAGGGGCCAGTAGCGACGGCGGCCGGGAGGGCAAGGCATGCGCGAGAAGCTTACGGTGTTCCTGGACATGGACGCCTCGGCCGCGCGGCGGGTGTTCGAGGAATGCCTGTCCGAGGACGGCGATTTCGAGGTGATCGGCGACGGAGAGGAGTTCGCCGAGCTGCTCGTGCGCGAACTCGACCCGCAAGGCGGCGAGGAGGCGCTGGAGGCCCTGGCCGAGACCGTGGCCCGGCGGGGCGAACGCGAGGTGTTCCTCACGGCCCAGGCCTACGACGCCGAAGTCCTCATGCGGCTCATGCGCCAGGGTGTGCGCGAATTTTTCCCCCAGCCCGTCAACCACGAGGAAGTGCGCATGGCGCTGTGGCGGCTCAAGGCCCGCCGGGAAAGCCGGCTCGGGCCCATGGCCGGCAAACACGGCGCCATCATCGACGTCTTCGGGGCCAAGGGAGGCGTGGGCACCACCACCGCCGCCGTCAACATCGCCGCCGCCTGTCTGACGCTTCGGCCCGGGGCCTCGGTGGCCCTGGTGGACATGAACCTGCCTTTCGGCGAAGCCCAGCTTTTCCTGGACATCACCCCCAAATACCATTGGGGCGAAGTGCTCGGCAACATCAGCCGCCTCGACGCCACCTACCTCATGAGCGTCATGTCGCGCCATCCCTCGGGGCTCTACCTCCTGGCCCCGCCGAGCCGGCTCGACGACCTCCAGATGGCCTCCCCGGAAAACATCTCCAGGCTCCTGGAGCTCATGCGCCAGGTCTTCGACACCGTGGTCATCGACCTCGGCATGTACCTCGACGAAATCACCCTCAAGGTCATGGACATCTCCGACGCCATCGTGCTCGTGTGCGTCCAGAATCTGCCCTGTTTGGCCAACGT
Protein-coding regions in this window:
- a CDS encoding UvrD-helicase domain-containing protein; translated protein: MLIQVKASAGSGKTHALTERFISLALRTARNLPRSCAGSLEAGYALPEILAVTFTNKAAAEMRERVFTRLKKIALGLDGADADSRGKARDELEELLVHAERLNIRTIDSLLFLLARIFALDLGLRPDFEPAFNDAELLSDVYDRLAARLPEDPGLARLFGDAAAALLQGASGFLPMAPFRERILAVTQKILAEPLVHPAEPETLRLGLERRIGRLANAAGAMFAALDAAGLKANANFLAFLRKCREAAQADAPPQSAYAGKATLADCMLKASRDAVTPELERLYAEIQAAHAACDRELPALRAAMGLAPFVALAGALLEDYPTYLTQMRKLPHSQWPRLVAGRLGGDMGVPDAWCRLGAGLAHILIDEFQDTARDQWRVLRLLALECLARGGSLYLVGDVKQAIYGWRGGDAALFDEAPADDELSRVTEGVTRQTLPVNWRSAPVVVGANNRFFAPLADPETADRVAAALLGPNLASAAPQLAAALGQAFTDARQSLPDDYHGPQGHVRISALTGTSAGEYEEAAREALVRLLADELVPRHGPGGVAVLTRSNPQAGRVADWLIRAGIPVVTENSLLLAEHPLIRQLAALLAFLDFPPDSLSFFAFVSGRELFGDIAGIGRDELAEWVTGLPHRGSLSLAFRARWPDVWDRLIRPYQRQTGLAAPYDLLREIVAGYRLLERRPGDEAFIRRFLEIAHLAESKGYGSIAAFLDFWRELGSDEKVPQPENIDAVRVMTIHKAKGLQFPAVVVPFHHFTGKAGQADLVVGHVEEGEVLAPDMPGLGPDHALRRARELAEQLHLLYVAWTRPEVELHAFVPGYGKLREDSRYPLPKALAILFEAFGHDPAGGGPIRLGSLPDAPQAAARACPVAAPEAPADGETAEGGRRAATVPEVIAVDAPMAWLPRLKVYRNVARDIRDSLRFSEKRRGELAHLAAETFARLGHDPADPTPAARRAAATALGGERLDAGLRDRLAGEFTDMLVWLAGLPDCREALAQGLLERELMDADGARHRPDLLFAGPKHTLVLDFKTGHEDPEHATQVSRYLRLASALPGRAGLPAKGLLVYLDKRVCRPVEAAS
- the cpaB gene encoding Flp pilus assembly protein CpaB, which gives rise to MKSKAIPHMILAVILAVAAGVLTIRWLGSVRGPGQAQRPKVEAKKVDVLVAARAIPKGARLDAAMLRLKPYEAEAVPGGALRAVAEAEGRVAARDISKDDPITPDKLMAKGVTRGGLDAAVAPGKRAVTVKGTKVMGSGGLVTPGSRVDVVVTYSRPGKQEEKVSKVILENIPVLATGTELEPRIGKDGREELASTDSFTLMVTPEEAERLALAADLGSMHMALRKPGDDDVVKTPGADVAGSLEAFAAAPAGPPTSPLEGAPDEAEPEEGGYSVEIIRGTERERITLDGQNPPKPEEKSHARP
- a CDS encoding type II and III secretion system protein family protein; the protein is MRGRNFTKPGVRALIWLLVCGMATLSYAAPGRMGTVAVRTAPRLSLTIGKSVILQSDADVSRVSVAQPEIADFVLLSPRQIYVTGRAPGITNLTLWDKGDKVRAVYDLDVAPDISRLKKMLHDVMPGESGIEVMSSQDSIALSGTVRDSANMKKALALAEVYAPKKVLNLLSVGGVQQVMLEVRVAEMSKSLVNRMGINLNAVGDGNFAYTLIGSLSSVASGMFDTYYPQNAYQYITMTANSGDGNSSFDSTPIQLAYREFNQPSSKATMSFNQGTAVARWNTNFGGAGNTAMTAVVDMLKQNGLVKILAEPNLVCLNGQSADFLAGGQIPVPVSSGLGTTSIEWKKFGVQLNFTPTVVAGDRINLKVNPEVSNLDYTRAITLLGSTVPAINTRQTSTTIELKNGQTFAIAGMLNEQSRDSMDKYPVLGDIPVLGALFKSSQYQKDQTELVILITAHLVKPLDKKAISLPTDSAHEPDDLEFFLGISRDAKSDAGAAQGQSLSTPAALDGDFGHAVPVAAVARPKEMQ
- a CDS encoding AAA family ATPase, with translation MREKLTVFLDMDASAARRVFEECLSEDGDFEVIGDGEEFAELLVRELDPQGGEEALEALAETVARRGEREVFLTAQAYDAEVLMRLMRQGVREFFPQPVNHEEVRMALWRLKARRESRLGPMAGKHGAIIDVFGAKGGVGTTTAAVNIAAACLTLRPGASVALVDMNLPFGEAQLFLDITPKYHWGEVLGNISRLDATYLMSVMSRHPSGLYLLAPPSRLDDLQMASPENISRLLELMRQVFDTVVIDLGMYLDEITLKVMDISDAIVLVCVQNLPCLANVRRFLENIRQAEAGLEDKLKIVVNRHLRDSDLVVEDMEKALSLPVFWRVPNDYPTTLTAINQGKTLLETAPKAPVTRALAELARALAPPVPEPERKKGLFGLKRLTGRKA